The genomic window gAAGGCAAAGGGTGGCCTAATCCCTCCTGGCCCATGTATATGTAGCCAACTCAGAATGTGCCAAAACACTGAATACATAGATACAAAAGATTTTCCCTTAACACCTCACTGAGTTACAGAGCATGCAGACGATATGTCCAATGTCAAAGTGGTGTTAAATGTGGCAGTGGATTGTACAGACAAGCTTGTGTCAGTGTCGCAGCATTACCAGAGGAATGGTAGCAGTTACTGGCTGTCGAGCAGGCATCAAGACACACTGCGGGTGCTGCTCTCTGGTTCTGAGGTGTCCGGCCGGTGGTCCGACTGGGACGACGTGTAAAGGAAGTTGCAGCACACGTAGAGGGGGAATGTCAACAACCGGCTGTCCAGGTTCATCACCACATACTCCTGAGTGATTGAAGGGAGGGGAGGAATTATTAAGCGAGTCTAGAGCAGCGTTTTATGAAGGGTAATGCAGTCACAACTGAGCCATCGCTCACTGACCTGGTCTTTCTCAAGGGTGAGAAGCTGGTAACCTGTTGAGCGACTGCAGACCAGCTTTCCACGGGCATCGAAGGAGGCAAGACGTAACCTGGACAAACAAGGAGTGATAAAAGTAGGTGAAAGGTTTTCCAAGACCAAAtctgcagacaaacacataattaggatttataacaaataaataaccttGGTTGCACAAATCCAAATGATCTTAAATTGTTTCTCTTTATCTTCAATAACAGGTTAAAAGAATGCAGACAGTTATTTATTAGAATAGTAATTACACTGAATTCATTACTTAGATACTTATCATATTTAGTTGATATAAGATATCTGTGCAATAGTATAGTCAAACAGTTCCCACTTCTGTTGCAATTAAACTCAAACATCTACACACTTACCTTTATTTCTACAATGTTCATTTGTTTCAATTCTGTGATGTTATGTCACTGAGTATTTGTTTAGTTTGAGACTCTTCTAGCAGATGAGTTAGATATGAGTAAATGTTCTGGGTTAAAGTTGAAGGCTCTACTGACCTGTATGCCAAGTGTCTCCGAGGTTGCAGACTCACAGCGCCCCCACATGGCTGACTGAGAGTATTCCTTTTGAAGAGTATGAAACGGTTTGTGTAggtcaccagcaggtcaaaacCGAAGTTAAAGCCTGTCCACCGCCAGCAGTACTGAGGAGAAGAAAATGACTGATTTTCTCTGTAgaagttaaatgaaaaacatttactgtatgtgagcTAAAATTACTGTAACAGTGAGACTGTCCTACTCACATCTCCATCTTTAGTCAGTTTCCTACCACACCTCATGCTGCTCAACTCAAACTCCTCTTTGTTAGCTTCCTGGGGACTAATGTTACACAGGCGCTTTAGTCAACTCAACAGCATTAAAATCATATTCAGTTCACACAGTTCTTGTAGTTATAACAAGTTTCAAGAAGAAATCAAAAAGAAAGTTACTAGTCCACTACTAGTTTCAGGTTCTCACCCATTGTCATTGTCAAATTCTGTCCGCAGCATAGCAAACCACTGGTTTTTGTACACCGACGTTAACCAAtctgaaatagaaaaatattgaCGGTGCATAAACACATGGAACAATGCGATGAAATTGGTTTACTGCTTTATAGTTTGTCTTCAAGTTCCTATTTAATTTACGCAAGACTGTCTAATTCTAAATGCTGCTCATTATGCGGTTCATTATTTCTAAAATGATCAACCAAGTAACATTAAATCAAACtgaatttaagaaataaaatgctTGAATCCAATTATTCACTGTACTCAAAACCACTTTGCAGCTTTGATATTGGATGATGAAATTAAAGATTTCTTTTTTCCAGAGCACAGAAGAGGCACATTCATGATGAAATTATGTAGACAGAGCCACATCTCACCAGGGGGTAAAATGTTGTCTCTCTCCAGGATGCGTGCAGAAGCGAGGTCGTTGATGATATACTGAAGACGGACGTACTTGAACACTGAACAAAAAGGTTCCCCCTCCTCTGTGTTCAAGAAGGGCTCTTTCTCACACAGATCTGCAGACAAAGGTCAAATGGAAACAGAGTCAAGCATCTGCATGTAGCATAGGAAGATACTATTTCATAAGTTGTGGTATTACAGTACCTGTCCTGCGTTTGCAAAGCCAGGCATCGGCATCAGCCAGGAGCTGCTTGATGGGTCCGTCCCATGATGGATTGAGCTGCAGAAACATCCACTAAAGAGAGATGGAATTATAAATAGACTCAATAAAAAAAGACTGACTATACAGCGAATGTGTCTGGGAGCGATAAAGTACATGATTTATCCTTGTACCTTCTTCAGAGCGGTGTACACATCCATCTCCACTTGCATGACAAACAGGTCTGACGACTGGATGAGCTGCTCCATCACTTCTGCCCTGTAAATGCAGTGTAGACACAAACAGTGATTACATGTTCATAGACaacatatttagttttttacattaaaatagtCACAGCACTGCACCCGACTGAGACAATTTAACTCAAGGTTTTCTCCACTTATTGTCCAATTTATATTTCGGAAGTACTAACAACAAGCTTTGTAACAATATACAATTTGATTCGGTACCTTAATTTATTAAGTTATTTAATAAAGATAgagttattattgttattgttagacaaagacataaaaactgacGGATTATGAGCCAAGTACACATACCCGAGTTCTTTCATCAAGTCGACATTTTGGTGTGTCATCAGGTTGTTGAGAAGCCACTCAAGACACCTGAAGAAAGAGATACACAGACACAGTAACGGTATTATGTTAAATACACTCTAAAAATGACACACTTTTCTATTAGtgcttgtgatttttttttttttttttttaaaaaggtgagaTAAATCAGAATCTGACTTTTTCATGACGGAATCCAGGCCATAGATACTTGCACAAGCATAGTAACCACACACAGTCTTCACACTGATGTTTTCCTTCATTGTCTCTCCGCACTGCTGGATCAAGCCATCCTGTGAATATTAACAAACCACGAGACTTGATTCAGTTTTGTATTATATAACTGCATTTATACAAAAATGAAGATTTTCTTTTGAGACAAAaaactttcttcttttcaaTTTACTGACCAGCTGTAGCATACAAGCAGCGGCAAGTATACTGACGACCCTGCTGGGCTTGATCAGAACATCGTCCCGGTACAAGGATCCAAATACGACCTGTAgagctacacacacagaacagtaaAGTGTTATCAATAAATCACATAAACAGACCAACCAACACTGATGATGGCTAGTTGCTGTGACTAACGTCCTCTCACCTTCTGTGTCGATATTCTGGTCTGGGATCTCCAAATTGATTTCCATCATGTTGGACTCCTTCCAAGAGCCGCTGAACATGCTGGAGAAATACCCTGACTGCCAAAAGCAAGAAAGAGGGAGTAAAGCGTAAATTTTATGAATAACTCACATGAAATATTATATCATCGACCGTTtaagtggtgttttttttttttacctggcACAGGTACACTTTGTGGAGATTCCACTCCTGTCCCAGGGCACAGATTCGAATGTCGCTGTTTTCCCCATTTAGGAACAAGGTTTGATAAATGTATCGTGATGTGCTTTTCAGTTTCTTCCTGTTCACGTTtgcaaaacacagacaaacagaggagagaaaaaaaaagcaaagatgagGCAACATTATTGACAGCTTAAACATATTTGACACTGACTTGATCACTGGTCTGTTGACCTGACTTGCCTGCGAGGTGTATCTAGTATGGCATCGTCCTCCTCTTGTTCACTGTCACAGTCACACTGGGCATTTCGTTTCCTCTTCTTACACTCACATCCATGTTTGCGGCTGCCACTTGTGCCTTCTGCAGCCTCCTCTGGTCCCTGAGAGGGGGACTGAAACCTGCTGCCCAGACTTCCCATTTCTATACTTCCAAAGAAGacataacacaaacaaaacaactgtcaAAAATAACAGGTCAGCTATGCTTTATCTTGACATTACAACACAGCTACATAGatcaatatatatcaatatcataAGAGTAGATATTGTTTGGGACTTTGGCTTTGGTAgtaatgtattttcttttgcttgTTTAGTTTATCTCTCTTTAGGGGGGCGactaatgtttaatttaattcttttttcaattcatcatttagtataaaaatagttaaaagtGACACAAACCCAAGGTGAAAATTGCTGATTTAATAATGTCATAATCTCAGAtcacttgttttgtcaaactaaaaGTTAAAATTTACATGTCTTCAATGACAATgatacaaaagaagaaaaacagcacatttaTGAACATGTGAAGCTGAAACAAGAtaatgtttgcctttttttgtcttgaTAGATGACTTAAATTATAGTTTGTTTATAAAAACTAATTATCTGTCAGTAGATGAATCAGTTAATTGACCATTTGTTTCATGCATAAACACATGGTTACTAACAATGTGATGAAAtttttttactgctttatgGTTTCTCTTCAAGTTCCTGTTCAATTTGAGAAAGACTGCCTAATTCTTAATAATACTGCGCATGATGAAATAAGATAACTTAGAGACAGGTGATAAATTACAGGAAAccccaacataaagtgtcttagtaaggtgttgagCCACCACGTGCCACAGTTTCagtgcaccttggcattgattctacaagtctctaaactcttctggagggatgaacactattcttccaaaagatattccctcattttgtgttttgatgatggtggtggagagcgctgtctaacactTTGATTCAAAATCGctcataggtgttcaactgggttgagatctggtgaccgtgaaggccataacatatgattaacatcattttcatactca from Thunnus maccoyii chromosome 19, fThuMac1.1, whole genome shotgun sequence includes these protein-coding regions:
- the gmcl1 gene encoding germ cell-less protein-like 1, with the protein product MGSLGSRFQSPSQGPEEAAEGTSGSRKHGCECKKRKRNAQCDCDSEQEEDDAILDTPRRKKLKSTSRYIYQTLFLNGENSDIRICALGQEWNLHKVYLCQSGYFSSMFSGSWKESNMMEINLEIPDQNIDTEALQVVFGSLYRDDVLIKPSRVVSILAAACMLQLDGLIQQCGETMKENISVKTVCGYYACASIYGLDSVMKKCLEWLLNNLMTHQNVDLMKELGAEVMEQLIQSSDLFVMQVEMDVYTALKKWMFLQLNPSWDGPIKQLLADADAWLCKRRTDLCEKEPFLNTEEGEPFCSVFKYVRLQYIINDLASARILERDNILPPDWLTSVYKNQWFAMLRTEFDNDNGPQEANKEEFELSSMRCGRKLTKDGDYCWRWTGFNFGFDLLVTYTNRFILFKRNTLSQPCGGAVSLQPRRHLAYRLRLASFDARGKLVCSRSTGYQLLTLEKDQEYVVMNLDSRLLTFPLYVCCNFLYTSSQSDHRPDTSEPESSTRSVS